One genomic segment of Sorex araneus isolate mSorAra2 chromosome X, mSorAra2.pri, whole genome shotgun sequence includes these proteins:
- the TEX51 gene encoding testis-expressed protein 51 encodes MLLLLFSCLLPATHGRNCLRCWPELPALMDYDLQILWGTPGPPTDLSQSIHSLFIEQRVFPQPWYLGQDHLEEAAAKLFSHIAIAIQKLRDDKQQFMNEVKMQKRLFSEKLSERSEELKKKAPQFLSISPFPEACNNSCDLYKMEVMDCSSCKKHILICKDPTLCPGL; translated from the exons ATGCTGCTTCTCCTGTTCAGCTGTCTCCTGCCTGCCACTCATGGGCGGAACTGCCTCCGCTGCTGGCCAGAACTGCCTGCTTTAATGGACTATGACCTTCAGATTCTATGGGGCACCCCAGGGCCACCCACGGACCTCTCCCAAAGCATTCACTCCCTGTTCATAGAGCAGAGAGTCTTCCCCCAACCTTGGTATCTAG GACAGGATCATTTGGAGGAAGCAGCTGCCAAATTATTCAGTCACATAGCTATAGCCATTCAGAAGTTGCGAGATG ATAAGCAGCAATTCATGAATGAGGTTAAGATGCAGAAGCGACTCTTTTCTGAAAAGCTGAGCGAGAGATCTGAGGAGCTGAAGAAGAAGG CACCTCAGTTTCTCTCCATCTCACCCTTCCCGGAAGCCTGCAACAATTCTTGTG ACCTATATAAAATGGAGGTCATGGACTGTTCTAGCTGTAAGAAACACATCCTCATCTGCAAAGACCCTACTCTCTGCCCAG GGCTGTAG